The genome window TCGGCCCAGCGGGCAAGCCACCGAGGCTCGTTCTGCGGCAGGTTCGCCTTCATCGAGAACTTGGTTTGCGGAAGATTCAGCGTTTGTTTGAGGTCGAGCGCCTTTCGCATCACTCCCCCTTGTTGGGATAAATTGTTGATTATAGAAAAGGTCTTCATCCGGTGTCCAGCCACACGGCTTCTGGTGCTGTCCTTGCTTGACCGTAGCGGCGGCTTTACGCCGCCAAATGGCGATCCCGCCACGGCGGGATCGCCGCTACGATTCGAATCAGGACACCACCGCTTCTCGAGCTTGCCCGGATGTGAATAATCGGGTTCGCTTAGAAGCTTGCCTGGAGGCGCAGGCCGTAACTGCGCGGCGTGGCGATGGCAGTCCCGGAAAACAGGCTGGCAAAATTGATCACATTCAGGTGGTTAGTGAGGTTCGAAGCCTGGAGTTGCAGGCTGACGGTCCTGCCTTCCTCATGGTAAAGGTCGAAACCCGCGCCCGCATCAACCGAGTATGACGGACGGACCCTTCCCCGCGCGAAGTCCACACGACTCAAAATCTCGGGGCCGTATTGGGCCAGCAGGAAGTTGTAATCGCTGCTTCCGGTATCGAGCTCAACCGGAAGGCCGCTGCCATAGGAAGTTTCAGTTGCCAGCCAGAACCGGCTGGCGGCCTGGTAACGCAAATTTCCTGAGGCAGAGTTGCGCTGGTCCTGAGAGACACGAAAGCGGCTGTTGTCTGCCAAGTCAGCGATGGCCTCTGCCCCGATGAAGAGCCCGCCGGTAATCGGTCCCTGGCCTGTCGCCACTTGGTTTGAATAACTGATGGAGCCCGAAAAGCGGCCCCAGTGCGGAAACGCCAGCTTGCCCTCGATGCCCTCCACGGTGGCATGAGCGACGGCGATGGGAAAACTGACGCCGGTATTCAGTAGCGTGTCGTCGTCGGCAAAATTGCGGAAGGTCCGGCGAAACACATTCACATCCAGCCGCACCCGCCCCTGGATGCCCTTGGTCACGCCGACCTCGTAATAATTCGCACGTGCCGGTTCCACCGGCAATCGAACCACCAGCGGATTGATCTGGTCAATCGCGGGAGAACTTGCAAGCAGCAGGTTTTCCATGGCCGGCGTCTGAAACACTCGGTCATAGTCGGCGTGGACCAGCAAACCGAGCCCGGCAAAATATCGAGAGACGGCAACGCGGGGGCTCCATGCTGACTGGTGTACTACAAAACCGTAATGGTCAAAGCGCATACCGAGACTGACGTTCCAGTTCTTCAATCGCAGCGTATCCTCTGCAAATGCTGCCGGCTCGATGTCGGTCTGCCGGTCGGCGAACACAAAGCTCTGCGCCGTATCCGGATCAAACAACGAGGGGTTCGTAATGGCGTATTGCAGGTTTTCGCGCACAGGATTGAAAATCGTATCCACGCCAATTTTCCAATTGTGGATTCCCTGCGAGCCCGCCAGGGTAGCCCGGCCGTAACCCTGCCGGAACCCGCGCTGCTGGCTGATGGCGACAGGAGTGGAGAGGTTGTTCGACCATAATTGGAATGATTCG of Terriglobia bacterium contains these proteins:
- a CDS encoding TonB-dependent receptor, with translation MVKAHIFLAQMVCCLALAALGVAPAQAQHEQGEIRLKVQDQKGGPLAASVELASEANHVDRTFLTSNAGNYIARELPYGLYRLEVTYPGFVPFNKLVTVQSEVPVTVSVTLGLAPVRSSINVTGSGTLIDPESPRTVYSAGPQALNQQLPAQLGRGLSDVVNSQPGWLYEANGVLHPRGSEYDVQFVVNGLPLTENRSPAFAPPLTQDDVESMRVMTAGFPAEYGRKLGGVVEVTTVKDLPPGFHMRAEADGGSFATAAGGVEMGFAEGANQFLVSGDAGVTDRYLDPPVLANYTNRGSNGAAGATWSRDLTQRDHLRISIRHAETRYTVPNELVQQEDGQRQDTADSETNFQADYSRVLSPTLLFGAEGSLRDESFQLWSNNLSTPVAISQQRGFRQGYGRATLAGSQGIHNWKIGVDTIFNPVRENLQYAITNPSLFDPDTAQSFVFADRQTDIEPAAFAEDTLRLKNWNVSLGMRFDHYGFVVHQSAWSPRVAVSRYFAGLGLLVHADYDRVFQTPAMENLLLASSPAIDQINPLVVRLPVEPARANYYEVGVTKGIQGRVRLDVNVFRRTFRNFADDDTLLNTGVSFPIAVAHATVEGIEGKLAFPHWGRFSGSISYSNQVATGQGPITGGLFIGAEAIADLADNSRFRVSQDQRNSASGNLRYQAASRFWLATETSYGSGLPVELDTGSSDYNFLLAQYGPEILSRVDFARGRVRPSYSVDAGAGFDLYHEEGRTVSLQLQASNLTNHLNVINFASLFSGTAIATPRSYGLRLQASF